One window of the Sparus aurata chromosome 7, fSpaAur1.1, whole genome shotgun sequence genome contains the following:
- the hipk1a gene encoding homeodomain-interacting protein kinase 1 isoform X4 has protein sequence MSDQRRCVQASITDMASQLQVFSSPSVSSSAYSRSKRLKVENPAWDVSNQLGDNGYYQQSPTQGAAPSTSGSNFNPVYNSNQAHPPAAGSREQTVVRAADSTGSLRGPPSSSSSSSSSSRRVKDAESSSQPCDLYHKQYSLKRKSEEVDSSDSVQILEELSAPVVSNRTGGGGGTTTAQSIAHSTSTTKSSNSHSEGDYQLVQHEILCSMSNSYEVLEFLGRGTFGQVAKCWKRGTNEIVAIKILKNHPSYARQGQIEVSILSRLSTENADEFNFVRSYECFQHKNHTCLVFEMLEQNLYDFLKHSKFSPLLLKCIRPILQQVATALMKLKSLGLIHADLKPENIMLVDPLRQPYRVKVIDFGSASHVSKAVCSTYLQSRYYRAPEIILGLPFCEAIDMWSLGCVIAELFLGWPLYPGASEYDQIRYISQTQGLPAEYLLSAGTKTSRFFNRGPDSSYPLWRLKTPAEHEAEMGIKSKEARKYIFNCLDDMMQVNMTNLEGTDILAEKADRREFIDLLKKMLTLDADKRITPMKTLNHPFVTMTHLLHFPHSSHVKSCFQNMDICKRRCSAFENGKNMFASNNTPSAATNLTVTFSSQLNQHNQMASTGGQSLSLSSNVPLLNYQPGLYQQATINIPGLTQQGVPLQTRPTQLCTQTEPFQQTLIVCPPTIQGLQTSNKPSGYPVRMDNSVPLVPQNQSSQSLHIQPGMLAQQGWPAGTQQILIPSTWQQMPGMAIHNPGQAVVPDSPMGAPVPDNQQASGWRGRHGSQYDGVGQQDSGVGRHAASQSHNSGAAHSRAQQGKRSKGRHAESRARPVSSVHSTTTVVHNTSTFAGDQSQPIVISDTPSPAVSIITIHSDSEDEDDRKFSAACSGTSQRTNVISCVTVHDSHDSDSSTSSPLSPKNSSQPAKSLAIVMPSVKSQPGESTTHKAPAAPDQATSGSGKTKKGSTQQAGRPGDSSADRHPRAASSRSQPLNLSQVQQAVMSSTHDQTGSSSSLRRQPTYPPPVSSHSSFNTLFSSTPNLYAYPASAALASVSQAVDQMQGGSSRHGRASGAYSSLALLQKSGSLALAGSVAPGQYGNQHHQQQQQQQQQQQQLGGQPFHHSSAPYQRKLNQYPYL, from the exons ATGTCAGATCAGCGACGGTGTGTTCAGGCATCAATTACAG ACATGGCGTCGCAGCTCCAGgtgttctcctccccctccgTGTCCTCCAGTGCCTACTCCCGTTCCAAGAGGCTCAAAGTGGAGAACCCTGCCTGGGATGTGTCCAACCAGCTGGGAGATAATGGTTACTACCAGCAGAGCCCCACCCAGGGAGCTGCACCCTCCACTTCTGGCTCGAACTTCAACCCGGTGTACAACTCCAACCAGGCGCACCCGCCGGCGGCCGGCTCCCGGGAGCAGACGGTGGTGCGGGCAGCAGACAGCACAGGCAGCCTCCGCggacctccctcctcctcctcctcctcgtcctcctccagccGCCGCGTCAAGGATGCCGAGTCCTCCTCCCAGCCGTGCGACCTCTACCACAAGCAGTACAGCTTGAAGAGGAAGAGCGAGGAGGTGGACAGCAGCGACAGCGTCCAGATCCTCGAGGAGCTCTCCGCCCCCGTGGTCTCGAACCGCACCGGCGGTGGAGGGGGGACCACCACCGCTCAGTCCATAGCACATTCCACTTCTACCACGAAGAGCAGCAACTCCCACAGCGAGGGCGACTACCAGCTGGTCCAGCACGAGATCCTGTGCTCCATGTCCAACAGCTACGAGGTGCTGGAGTTCCTGGGACGCGGCACCTTCGGCCAGGTGGCAAAATGCTGGAAGCGGGGCACAAACGAGATCGTGGCGATCAAAATCTTGAAGAATCACCCTTCTTACGCTCGGCAAGGTCAAATTGAA GTGAGCATCCTGAGCAGACTGAGCACGGAGAACGCCGACGAGTTCAACTTCGTCCGCTCGTACGAGTGTTTCCAGCACAAGAACCACACGTGCCTTGTGTTTGAGATGCTGGAGCAGAACCTTTACGACTTCCTGAAGCACAGCAAGTTCAGCCCTCTGCTGCTCAAGTGCATCCGGCCCATCCTGCAGCAGGTGGCCACGGCTCTGATGAAGCTGAAGAGCCTGGGGCTGATCCACGCCGACCTGAAGCCCGAGAACATCATGTTAGTGGACCCTCTGCGGCAGCCGTACAGAGTGAAGGTCATCGATTTCGGCTCGGCCAGCCACGTGTCCAAAGCGGTTTGCTCCACCTACTTGCAGTCGCGATACTACAG AGCTCCGGAGATCATTCTGGGCCTTCCTTTCTGTGAAGCCATCGACATGTGGTCTTTGGGATGCGTCATCGCTGAGCTGTTCCTGGGATGGCCGCTTTATCCCGGCGCCTCAGAGTACGATCAG ATCCGTTACATCTCCCAGACGCAGGGCCTCCCAGCCGAGTACCTGCTGAGCGCAGGAACCAAAACCAGCCGCTTTTTCAACAGAGGCCCCGACTCGAGCTACCCCCTCTGGAGGCTCAAA ACACCTGCGGAGCACGAGGCCGAGATGGGCATCAAGTCGAAGGAGGCAAGAAAGTACATCTTCAACTGTCTGGATGATATGATGCAG GTGAACATGACTAACCTGGAGGGGACTGACATCCTGGCGGAGAAGGCCGACAGACGGGAGTTCATCGACCTGCTGAAGAAGATGCTGACACTCGACGCCGACAAGCGGATCACGCCCATGAAGACGCTGAACCATCCATTCGTTACCATGACGCACCTGCTGCACttccctcacagctcaca tgtgaaGTCCTGTTTCCAAAACATGGATATATGCAAACGCAGATGCAGCGCCTTCGAGAACGGCAAGAACATGTTTGCCAGCAACAACACACCAAGTGCAGCCACCAACCTCACTGTCACCTTCAGCAGCCAGTTAAACCAGCACAATCAG ATGGCCTCTACGGGGGGCCAGTCCCTGTCCCTCAGCAGTAACGTCCCGCTGCTGAACTACCAGCCCGGCCTCTACCAACAGGCCACCATAAACATCCCCGGTCTGACCCAGCAGGGCGTCCCGCTGCAGACCCGACCCACCCAGCTCTGCACCCAGACGGAGCCCTTCCAGCAGACCCTCATCGTTTGCCCCCCGACCATCCAGG GTCTTCAAACATCCAATAAGCCCTCTGGTTATCCAGTGAGGATGGACAACTCGGTACCTTTAGTTCCTCAGAACCAGTCGTCTCAGTCGCTTCACATCCAGCCCGGCATGCTGGCGCAG cagGGCTGGCCAGCAGGCACACAGCAGATCCTCATCCCTTCCACGTGGCAGCAGATGCCCGGCATGGCCATCCACAACCCCGGCCAGGCCGTGGTGCCCGACTCGCCCATGGGAGCCCCCGTCCCCGACAATCAGCAGGCTTCAGGCTGGAG gGGTCGGCATGGAAGCCAGTACGATGGCGTCGGCCAGCAGGACTCTGGAGTCGGCCGTCACGCCGCGTCCCAAAGCCACAACTCAGGGGCCGCTCACTCAAGAGCCCAACAGGGCAAGAGGTCAAAGGGTCGACACgcagagagcagagccag GCCCGTGTCTTCAGTCCATTCGACCACCACTGTGGTCCACAACACTTCTACTTTTGCTGGCGACCAGTCTCAGCCCATCGTCATCTCCGACACTCCCAGTCCTGCCGTCAGCATCATCACCATCCACAGCGACTCAGAGGACGAGGACGACAGGAAGTTCTCCGCTGCCTG CTCTGGTACGAGTCAGAGGACGAACGTGATCAGCTGCGTGACGGTGCACGACTCCCACGACTCTGACTCTTCTACCAGCAGCCCGCTGAGCCCTAAAAACAGCTCCCAGCCTGCCAAGTCTCTGGCCATCGTCATGCCCTCAGTGAAGAGCCAGCCGGGGGAGAGCACAACCCACAAAGCTCCGGCAGCTCCAG ATCAAGCAACAAGCGGCTCTGGAAAGACCAAGAAGGGGTCGACTCAGCAGGCCGGTCGGCCAGGAGACTCCAGCGCTGATCGCCACCCACGAGCCGCCTCCAGCAGGTCTCAGCCTCTTAACCTGAGCCAG GTACAGCAGGCTGTGATGTCGTCAACCCACGACCAAACCGGAAGCAGCAGTTCCCTGAGGCGGCAGCCCACGTACCCCCCTCCTGTCTCCTCCCACTCGTCCTTCAACACCCTCTTCAGCTCCACCCCGAACCTGTACGCCTACCCGGCCTCCGCCGCCCTGGCCTCCGTGTCCCAAGCTGTGGACCAGATGCAAGGCGGCTCGTCCCGCCACGGCAGGGCGAGCGGGGCTTACTCGTCCCTGGCTCTGCTGCAGAAGAGCGGCAGCCTGGCCCTGGCAGGGTCAGTTGCTCCGGGACAGTACGGCAACCAACaccaccaacagcagcagcagcagcagcagcagcagcagcagctgggagggCAGCCTTTCCACCACTCCAGTGCTCCTTACCAGCGAAAACTCAACCAGTACCCCTACCTGTAA